The window GGTTCCCGTGGACGCGGCGTTGGGCCTCGTCGACGGAATGGAGATCCTGGGGTACGGGCATCTCGCCGCCTCCCTGCGCCTCTACTACCGGTTGTTGAACTGTGGTTTCCGGTTGGCGGCCGCGGCCGGCACCGACGCCTTCAACAACATCCGGCGCCACAAGGTCATCGGCGGCGACCGCGTCTACGTGCATACGGGGGGCGTCTTCAACTATGACTCCTGGGTTCAGGGGCTCAAGGCGGGTCGAAGCTTCGTGACCAACAGCCCCCTCCTGTTCTTCGAGGTCGACGGCCGCTTGCCGGGATCGGAACTGGAATTGGATGGGCCGGACCGGGTTCAGGTTCAGGTGGAAGCTCATTCCCATGCTCCCATGGATCGACTCGAGCTGGTCTTCAACGGGAAGCCGGTCCACACGGTGAAGGCTTCGGGAAACGGGAACCATCTGCTCTTTCGGGGCTCGCTTCCCATCACCGGGAGCGGGTGGCTGGCTGCGCGGATCCAGGGTGGTCCTCACCGTCTGGCCGTCAACAACACGGACCTGTTCGCCCATACGACCCCCGTGTACCTGACCGTGGGGGGCAAGCCGTATGCGGATCCCGATTCCGTGGCCCACTTTTTGCGCTGGATCGGAGATCTGCGGAAGCGGACGCTATCCGAGGGATTGTTCCAGGAACCGATTCAGAAGCGCGAAGTCCTGGATCAGTTCCGGCGGGCCGAAGCCGTCTACCGGCAGAAGCTGGCTTCCGCCGAGGAATAATCGGCTATTCGGGAGCCGGCTCCGGGGCCGGGTTGGAATCGGCGGATGACTCCGGCTCCGATTCCGGCGCCGGTTTCGCCTGCGGCTCCGGCGTTGGCTCCGGTTGCGGTTCCGGCTCGCCGACGACCTCGCCGAACTTGATCGAGGTCCCCACCTCGTACTTCTTGAAATCGGAATAGGTGATCAGCTCGCGGATGTGGACGCGCCGGCTACGCCTGAAGCCTCCGCCGAACACGAGGATGTCGTCCGCCTCGCTCCAGGTCGGGAACCAGTACTTGCCGTCGACCTGTTGTCGGAGCGTCTCGAAGGCCGGAAACTTGTTGTTGCCCAGGTCCGGGACGGCTTTCCCCTTGGTCATGACGATCTGCAGGTCCAGGTCGTCCACCCAGATCCGTCCCCTGAAGTAACGCCGGTTGCGGCGGATCCGCTTCGGCTTCACGTCAAACACGTAGCAGTTGAGTTCGTCCACCTGCTCCTCTCCCTTGTACTTGATCTCGTATTCGGGAAGGTCCTCGGTGGTCAGCGCAAAGGGTTGCAGGTTGAGGGCGTCGTCCAGATCTTCCTTGGTCAGTATCACCGACTCGAGCCTGCCCCGGTCGTAAACGATGCGGTGTTGGCGTTCTCCGTCGCTGGTGAAGAAGATCTCGATGGTCATTTCCCGCTGCTCACGCACCCGGCCGGTACGGGTCAGGACCTGAAAGACGATATCTTGAGTGTAGGTGTATTGTTGCCAGACCTCGCGGAACTCCGATTCTTTCTGGGCGAAGCGCTTGATGATGTCCTGGGGGTCCACCTTCGCTCCGGCCCCGGAACCCGTGGCGAGGAAGAGCAGGAACAACGACATCGGGGAAGTTTTCTTCATGACGTCATATTTGATGCATCTTTGCCCGAAAAGGGTCTCGGTAACCTCCACTCTAACTCTCCCGGGGATGAGCCTTCAACAGGGAAAGGACCTCTTCCAAGGGGGGAATGCCGGCCCTGGCGCCGACCCGGGTGCACGACAAGCTGGCGGCGGCGCCGGCGAAGAGGAGGCATCGCCGGACGCTCCAGTCTTGGAAGAGACTATAGATGAAGGCTCCGTGAAAGACGTCGCCCGCGCCGTTGGTGTCGACCGGACGAACAGGGAAGGCCGGCAACTGGTAAATCCGGCCGTTCCAGATCGCGGCGGTTCCCTTGCGGCCCCGGGTCACGGCCACGAAACCGCGGCTCCGCCGGGCCAGGTCCCTCAATCCCGATCTCCAGTCCTCATGCCCGGTGAAGTTCCTCACGAAGGCCTCGCTCGGAATCAGAAAGTCGGTCAGCTCGACGACCTCGTGGATGCCCGCCTGGACGTCGTCCACGTCCAGGGACACCTTCATCCCAGCCTCTCTGGCCCAGCGGGCAGCCTGGAGGTTGGCGTCCGGGTCGCAGCCGTCCAGGTGAAGGAGCCGGCCGGAAACGATCCACTCCCGTTTCAGTTCGCCCTCGGCGTATCGCAGTCGCCGGTCCCGGTGCCATAGGACGGTCCTCTCTCCCGTGAGGCGATCGACCAGGATGATGCCTACTTGGGTGGTCGCGCCGGGAACGACCCGTACACAGGAGAGGTCCATGGGCTCCCGTCTCAGATCCTCAAGCGAGAACCGGCCCAAGTCGTCTCCTCCCACACTTCCGATGAATCTGGCCTTGAGGCCGTAACGTCCGCAGAGTGCTGTAGCCGTGGCCGCGGGTCCGCCGCCCAGCTTCGTAACTTCGTCGCATTCGGTCCGGCTGCTGTGGACCGGATAATGGGGAAGGAAGCACACCCAGTCCACCGCGTCCATCCCCTGTCCGATCACGTGAAAGGACCTGTCCCGGGGCCAGCGAATATCGAAAAAGGCGCGATGGAGAGGGCTGGAGGACGATTTGGGATTTGCGCCGGTCATCCGGGCGTGTTCCCGGTTGCGGTGAGATGCGGGATATTCACGTTGGACTTCCCGATCAGAGCAGGCCTTCGTCGGCGAAACTGAAGTGCCGGTGGGGTCCGATGATAACATGGTCCAGAACCCGGATCCCCACCATCTCGCCGGTGGCCACGAGGCGGCGTGTGATCTCACGGTCCTCCCGGCTCGGTGTCGGATCCCCGCTGGGATGGTTGTGAGCCAGGATGACGCCGACCGCCGCTTCCTCGATGGCCGGCCTGAAGACTTCCCGCGGGTGGACCAGAGACGAAGTCAGCGTTCCCTCCGAGACTTTCACGAGTTTCAGGGTGCGGTTCTTTCCATCCAGAAGGAGAGTCCAAAAGCATTCCTTGAGAAGCGCCGGGACCGAACCCCGAAAGTGACGGTAAACCTGGGCGCTGTTGTGAAGCGAGTCGCCGGCCGCAAGAGGAACGTTTCCCAATCGCTGGAAGAGGTGGGCCGCAGCCAGTAGGGCGTGAGTCTGTCTCCGGGTCATTCCGGCCTGCCGGAGAAGCGAGTAGCTTGCCCGGCGCAGCCTCCGGATCGAACCCAGCAGTTCCAGAATTCGCCGGGCCCGCGTAAGGGCCTGCTGATCCGAGTCGGTCGGAGCGAGGACCAACGCCAACAGTTCAACATCCGAGAGTGAATTCCAGCCGGACTCGAAGAGTCGCTGCGCAGGCAGGAGTTCGGCGCTTCCATTCATATTCAGTAACAACGAGTCAGATCGGCAATCAATGGGAAAAGATTTTCCGCGGAGACAACCTTCGTTTGCCCTGTCTTGCGGTGACTTGTGAGGGAACGGGGATGGTGGTATGGTGATTTCAACCTGAATGACCTGCTCATTCCAAATAGCCTGATCCGAACATCCGGGATTTGTGGCGTGGTCCGTCTTGGGGACAGACCGGCGTCGGGCGGGATTTCACTATCCTAAGGAGTCCGAATGAACAAAATTTTCGTTGGCAATCTGAGCTTCAGCGTCAGTGAGAGCGCCCTGGAAATGTTTATCCGCGAGTTCGGTATAGAGGTCGAAGAGATTCGGATCATTCGAGACCGCTATACCGGCCGGTCCAGAGGCTTTGGATTCGTTGAGTTGCGCGAAGGCCAGGATCTGGATGAAGTCATTTCACAGTTGCATGGAAGGAATCTGGAAGGGCGCGACCTTCGGGTCGATCGGGCCAATGAGCGCCCCAAGAGAGACTCGTACGGAGGCCGAAAGGATTCGTTCGGGGACCGGCCGCGACGCCGGTACTATTGAGACCCCGCGGTGAGCCTCACCGCGAAACCCTTCCTCCTCAGCTCCGCTTGACGCTCACCGATACTCCGTCCCGAATCGGAATCACGGTGGAAACGTACTCTTCGTTCTGGAAGATCAGCCGCGTATACTCCCGCATTCCCCGGACATTTTCATCGGCGCCCGATTTCAGAACCCGCCCCTGACACAAGAGATTGTCCGAGATCAGCATTCCGCCTGCCTTCAACAATCTTGAGGCCTGAGTGAACACCAGCGGATACCGAGCCTTGTCCACGTCGTTGAAAATGATGTCGAACGGCCCGGAGACCTGCTCGAGTGTCCTCAGGGCATCCCCGACTCGAAACTCCGTGCGGCAGGAGATTTCTCCCCGTCTGAAATACCTCTCGGCGTCTCGAAGGTTCCGGGACGAGAGATCGGTCAGAATGAGCTGGCCCGCGGAGCCAACGGCAGAGCCGAACCAGTAGCCGGAATATCCGAATCCCGAACCCAATTCCAGAATGCGTTTGGCTCCGCTGATGCAGGCAAGCTGAAACAGCAGGCGTCCCACCAATGGACCGACGATGGGAAAGGAGTCGGCCGCCGCCCGGGACTCCATTTCCGCCAGGATCGAGTCTCGCGGGGGGCAAGCCCGGAGCAGATACGCGTCGATTTCCGCCAAGAGCATGTTCATGGGGGTATGTTGGCATCCGAGTGGGGTGGGGACAACCGCTGCTTGCGGGGAACCGTGTAAAACGAAAGAGGGCGCCCACGAGGAGTTCCCCTGCGTTGTTCCCGTAAGCGGAAACAAGGGTAAAGTTGAGGTGGGTGCGATCAAGAAAATCGCGGTCTATGGCGGCGAACCGGTGGACGGGCCCGGGAGATCCATAGCCGAGGCCACCGGCGAAAAGATGGGATCGTCCTCGCGCCAAGGGCGCCGGCAGGGTTGTCGGCTTTGGTAAAGCGCGAGGTTTTCGTTCAGGAGCCGCGCCAGATCGAAGCGCTGGTTCCGCTGTAGATCGGAAATCATGGCCCGTTGCATCTCGGCTGCCCGTTCAAACTGCCCCGTTGCGGCGAAGGCCATTGCCAGAGTTTCGACGTATTCCAGTTCAAGCTCGCCCTGGCCCTCGAACAGGCCTTTGAGAATCTGCAACGCTCTCATTCCATTTCGGATCTTTGGGTCGGGAGAAGCGGCGAGCAGCCGGGCCACGGCGTGCGTCATGTCGGCGTGGCCTGGAAAAGCCTGCAGTCCTTGCTCCAATACCTCTAACGCCTGCTCATGCCGGCCCAATTGGACCAGGGCCATGGCCCGCATGAAATGTGCCAGGATGCTCATTTGCCGGATCTGTCCGCCTCCAGCGCTATCGGCCGGGGACCGGCTGGCGAAACCGGAATCGAGTTCGGCGACGGCCGCGTAGTGGGGGATGGCCTGATCGAAACGCCGGAGGCGCATCAGCAGATTGGCCAACTGAAAGTGCGCCTCCATGAACCCCGGGTTCGCCTCAATGGCTCGCTGATAGTGCCGGGCCGCTTCCTCTTCGGACTGCAACCCCATCAACGTGGTTCCCAGGTAGTAATGGAGCATGGGATTTCCGGGCGAGACCCGCAGCGCCTGAGCGTATTCCCGCGCCGCCCCTTGGAGGTCCCCCATTCGGGCTAACGCCGAACCCAGATCGGTGAGCGGAACCGGGTTCTTGGGATCCAGAGCCACCGAGGTGCGGTATTCCTTGACGGCCTCCGCAAAACGCCCTTTTCCGAACGCCCGCATTCCACGGACCCAATGATGGCGCCAACCTGTGGTCAGATCGTCCAGGGCTTCCATCAGGGGATCCGGATAACCGGCGGTGGCATGGCCGCGCCGGAGCCTCTCCAGCATGGCGACCTGCTGGAAATGGGCCTGGGCCTGGTCCAGGTCTCCTTGCCTTCGGTAACTCATGGCCAACAGGTAGTGGATGCTGTTGGCTTCCGGTTGCAACGCCAGGGCGGCCTCGAAGTTGCGGATGGCTTCCTTGGTGTTCCGTCTTGAGGACGCGATCTTTCCCATCCCCACCAGGGCGGGAGCACAGTCTTCGTCCAGTGCCAGCGCCCGCTCGAACAA of the Acidobacteriota bacterium genome contains:
- the radC gene encoding DNA repair protein RadC; this encodes MNGSAELLPAQRLFESGWNSLSDVELLALVLAPTDSDQQALTRARRILELLGSIRRLRRASYSLLRQAGMTRRQTHALLAAAHLFQRLGNVPLAAGDSLHNSAQVYRHFRGSVPALLKECFWTLLLDGKNRTLKLVKVSEGTLTSSLVHPREVFRPAIEEAAVGVILAHNHPSGDPTPSREDREITRRLVATGEMVGIRVLDHVIIGPHRHFSFADEGLL
- a CDS encoding O-methyltransferase, whose translation is MNMLLAEIDAYLLRACPPRDSILAEMESRAAADSFPIVGPLVGRLLFQLACISGAKRILELGSGFGYSGYWFGSAVGSAGQLILTDLSSRNLRDAERYFRRGEISCRTEFRVGDALRTLEQVSGPFDIIFNDVDKARYPLVFTQASRLLKAGGMLISDNLLCQGRVLKSGADENVRGMREYTRLIFQNEEYVSTVIPIRDGVSVSVKRS
- a CDS encoding tetratricopeptide repeat protein, encoding MSDSTKLRNRFRAGALLLLGLGVLPFAAAGESAPVSPSNDSIQPISHPDLSRLEPAARKRIRDTRAGLESMAKAGKASSEELSQAYGEMGKLYHVQDFLGAAEASYLNAESLEPTDFRWPYYLGHIFRNKGDLEQSIAAYQRAMEHQPENVPAILGAAEGYLSLNRYERAQPLFERALALDEDCAPALVGMGKIASSRRNTKEAIRNFEAALALQPEANSIHYLLAMSYRRQGDLDQAQAHFQQVAMLERLRRGHATAGYPDPLMEALDDLTTGWRHHWVRGMRAFGKGRFAEAVKEYRTSVALDPKNPVPLTDLGSALARMGDLQGAAREYAQALRVSPGNPMLHYYLGTTLMGLQSEEEAARHYQRAIEANPGFMEAHFQLANLLMRLRRFDQAIPHYAAVAELDSGFASRSPADSAGGGQIRQMSILAHFMRAMALVQLGRHEQALEVLEQGLQAFPGHADMTHAVARLLAASPDPKIRNGMRALQILKGLFEGQGELELEYVETLAMAFAATGQFERAAEMQRAMISDLQRNQRFDLARLLNENLALYQSRQPCRRPWREDDPIFSPVASAMDLPGPSTGSPP
- a CDS encoding RNA-binding protein, with amino-acid sequence MNKIFVGNLSFSVSESALEMFIREFGIEVEEIRIIRDRYTGRSRGFGFVELREGQDLDEVISQLHGRNLEGRDLRVDRANERPKRDSYGGRKDSFGDRPRRRYY
- a CDS encoding PfkB family carbohydrate kinase, with translation MTGANPKSSSSPLHRAFFDIRWPRDRSFHVIGQGMDAVDWVCFLPHYPVHSSRTECDEVTKLGGGPAATATALCGRYGLKARFIGSVGGDDLGRFSLEDLRREPMDLSCVRVVPGATTQVGIILVDRLTGERTVLWHRDRRLRYAEGELKREWIVSGRLLHLDGCDPDANLQAARWAREAGMKVSLDVDDVQAGIHEVVELTDFLIPSEAFVRNFTGHEDWRSGLRDLARRSRGFVAVTRGRKGTAAIWNGRIYQLPAFPVRPVDTNGAGDVFHGAFIYSLFQDWSVRRCLLFAGAAASLSCTRVGARAGIPPLEEVLSLLKAHPRES